A stretch of Methanococcus voltae DNA encodes these proteins:
- a CDS encoding 2-oxoacid:acceptor oxidoreductase family protein, protein MENIEKCDIIISGVGGQGIVLASRLIATMALKKDYKISTAETIGMSQRGGSVVSNLRLDSHRKGSLIPKGQANVIIGFEPAEAYRYNDYLNSNANVLLNSNPIYSSSKTLENEIYSQNEVNKIIKIFKINSKLTVCNFNKMASDFGNLKTMNIMMIAVACLCNYLPFSIDDLKNTINTEMPNKIKDINLKAVDFAIENFKRY, encoded by the coding sequence ATGGAAAACATAGAAAAATGTGATATAATCATATCGGGCGTAGGGGGTCAGGGTATAGTTTTAGCATCACGTTTAATAGCTACTATGGCATTAAAAAAAGATTATAAAATAAGTACTGCTGAAACTATCGGAATGTCGCAACGTGGGGGTAGTGTGGTAAGTAATTTAAGATTAGATTCTCATAGAAAAGGTTCTTTAATCCCAAAAGGGCAGGCAAATGTTATAATAGGTTTTGAGCCAGCTGAAGCTTATCGATACAATGATTATTTAAATAGCAATGCCAATGTATTATTAAATAGTAATCCCATATATTCAAGTTCTAAAACTTTAGAAAATGAGATTTATTCGCAAAACGAAGTCAATAAAATAATTAAAATTTTTAAAATCAATAGTAAATTAACAGTTTGTAATTTTAATAAAATGGCATCTGATTTCGGAAATTTGAAAACAATGAATATAATGATGATAGCAGTCGCATGTTTATGTAATTATTTGCCTTTTTCAATAGATGACTTAAAAAATACTATAAACACTGAAATGCCAAATAAAATTAAAGATATAAATTTAAAAGCCGTAGATTTTGCAATTGAAAATTTTAAACGATATTAA
- a CDS encoding phenylacetate--CoA ligase family protein: MDRKNNNNNNNNKNNNNNKNNNKNNKNDDTNNKVNSLINLINRAKKGTFYGEKLKNVNISEINKIEDIQKLPFTTKAELRNAYPLGLCAVDDEEIVRIHSTSGTTGEPVIIPYTKEDVEVFTEMMSRCYKVAGVNNKDRVHITPGYGLWTAGIGFQLGAEKMGAMTIPMGPGNTEKQLKMMMDLKSTVLTSTSSYALLLAEEIHKRGISNKIHLRKGIIGSERWSEKMRNRIEKELGIETYDIYGLTEVYGPGIAIDCDEHDGLHYWDDYLLFEIIDPITGDVLPDGTIGELVITTLVKEGAPLIRYRTGDLTQIMTGKCKCGVEYPKIARILGRSDDRIKIKGVNIFPQQIEKVIEGLDELCSEYQVVLTKCDGRDNMLLRAELKKNVSLDSESLLNLENEVQKKFKNFIGIKIDVECVNSGELPRSEKKSKRIMDNRL; the protein is encoded by the coding sequence ATGGATAGAAAAAATAATAATAATAATAATAATAATAAGAATAATAATAATAATAAGAATAATAATAAGAATAATAAAAACGATGATACGAATAATAAAGTTAATTCATTGATAAATTTAATAAATAGGGCTAAAAAGGGAACTTTTTATGGTGAAAAATTAAAAAATGTGAATATTTCGGAAATTAATAAAATTGAAGATATCCAAAAATTGCCATTTACTACCAAAGCTGAATTAAGAAATGCTTATCCGTTGGGTTTGTGTGCAGTAGATGATGAAGAAATCGTTAGAATCCATTCTACCTCTGGAACAACCGGGGAACCTGTAATAATACCATATACGAAAGAGGACGTCGAAGTATTCACAGAAATGATGTCAAGATGTTATAAAGTAGCGGGAGTTAATAACAAGGATAGGGTTCATATAACGCCAGGATATGGATTGTGGACAGCAGGAATCGGTTTTCAATTAGGTGCTGAAAAAATGGGGGCTATGACTATTCCAATGGGTCCCGGAAATACCGAAAAACAATTAAAAATGATGATGGACTTAAAATCAACTGTTTTAACATCTACTTCATCTTATGCTTTACTTTTAGCTGAAGAAATTCATAAAAGAGGGATTTCTAATAAAATACATCTTAGAAAAGGTATAATTGGCTCTGAAAGATGGAGCGAGAAGATGAGAAATAGGATAGAAAAAGAGTTGGGTATAGAAACCTATGATATTTACGGTTTAACGGAAGTTTATGGTCCTGGAATAGCTATAGACTGTGATGAACACGATGGATTACACTATTGGGATGATTATTTATTATTTGAGATAATAGACCCGATAACCGGCGATGTTTTACCTGATGGGACAATCGGGGAGCTTGTAATAACTACACTCGTTAAAGAAGGTGCACCCCTTATAAGATATCGAACTGGTGATTTAACTCAAATAATGACGGGAAAATGTAAATGTGGTGTTGAATATCCAAAAATTGCAAGAATATTAGGACGTTCAGATGATAGGATTAAAATTAAAGGTGTAAACATATTCCCTCAACAAATTGAGAAGGTAATCGAGGGTTTAGATGAATTATGTAGTGAGTATCAGGTAGTCCTTACAAAATGTGATGGTAGGGACAATATGCTTTTAAGGGCTGAATTGAAAAAGAACGTATCACTTGATTCAGAATCTTTATTAAATTTAGAAAATGAAGTCCAAAAGAAATTTAAAAACTTTATTGGTATTAAAATAGATGTAGAATGTGTGAATTCTGGTGAATTACCACGAAGTGAGAAAAAAAGTAAAAGAATTATGGATAATAGATTATAA
- a CDS encoding methanogenesis marker 6 protein encodes MKSKVIMLADDAETSPSKLFRYLNSLNEDINVKETCFGAFIEGEDELVDKIAEKVREFEKNKIFCKDRGFPIWDKRRCRAFRKGGPREGFHQLEAEHRALKTISKGLEEYETEKSTYENVQELKKKVMEEYENAITKSEKVSIDTFAKIANETKPKDKSKDKK; translated from the coding sequence ATGAAATCTAAAGTTATAATGCTTGCAGATGATGCAGAAACGTCTCCATCTAAACTTTTTAGATATTTAAACTCATTAAATGAAGATATCAACGTAAAAGAAACTTGTTTTGGTGCTTTTATAGAAGGGGAAGATGAATTGGTCGACAAAATAGCTGAAAAAGTTAGAGAATTTGAAAAAAATAAAATATTTTGCAAAGATAGGGGCTTTCCGATATGGGATAAAAGAAGATGCCGAGCATTTAGGAAAGGTGGACCGAGAGAAGGTTTTCACCAGCTTGAAGCTGAACATCGGGCTTTAAAAACCATATCTAAAGGATTAGAGGAATATGAAACTGAAAAATCTACCTACGAAAATGTTCAAGAATTAAAGAAAAAAGTAATGGAAGAGTACGAAAACGCTATTACTAAGTCTGAAAAGGTTTCTATAGATACTTTCGCAAAAATTGCGAATGAAACTAAACCAAAAGATAAATCAAAGGATAAAAAATAA
- the cobT gene encoding nicotinate mononucleotide-dependent phosphoribosyltransferase CobT, translating into MEIEKDLKLEDFDNSDKYIIKVNNSEKFIKNFRNTKNTLFACTISSIETTKTIPISGVNAKVIDYTPAADMELVVLGKSVSLAHPPIDATNCPSPATITRAVVDLLKTSCITIDAGCNVKPKIPHILAEKEPTGDINVGKGIKNSKLLVETGKILGKHLICDKLILGESVPGGTTTAMGVLIGLGYDVRDKISSGSVANPKDLKLSVIQNGLSELKTMTEKASSYDIMNAVGDNMIAINAGICISLAERNIPVLLAGGGQMAGVLSIIKEISPETLTKELIGISTTEFVYNDPNADLQGILNQIGKIPTYISKFDYEKSSVDGLKAYCSGSVKEGVGAGAMATYAYLNGLKPEDIREYIEKYYYEWYNEIL; encoded by the coding sequence ATGGAAATTGAAAAAGATTTAAAATTAGAAGACTTCGATAATTCGGACAAATACATTATAAAAGTAAATAATAGTGAAAAATTCATTAAAAACTTTAGAAATACCAAAAATACACTTTTTGCGTGCACCATATCGTCAATAGAAACTACAAAAACAATCCCCATCTCCGGAGTGAATGCAAAAGTGATTGATTACACGCCTGCCGCAGATATGGAGCTTGTAGTTCTTGGAAAAAGTGTATCTTTGGCTCATCCACCGATAGATGCTACAAATTGCCCGAGTCCAGCTACAATTACACGTGCAGTTGTAGATTTATTAAAAACCTCGTGTATTACAATTGATGCAGGCTGTAATGTAAAACCTAAAATACCCCACATACTTGCCGAAAAAGAGCCTACGGGGGATATAAATGTGGGTAAAGGTATCAAAAATTCAAAGCTTTTGGTAGAAACTGGAAAAATACTCGGTAAACATTTAATCTGTGATAAATTGATTCTTGGAGAAAGTGTACCTGGTGGAACTACTACAGCAATGGGCGTTTTAATAGGTTTAGGGTATGATGTAAGGGATAAAATAAGTTCTGGCTCTGTTGCAAACCCAAAAGATTTAAAATTAAGCGTTATTCAAAATGGATTAAGCGAATTAAAAACTATGACAGAAAAGGCTTCGAGTTATGATATTATGAATGCTGTAGGCGACAATATGATAGCAATTAATGCAGGTATTTGTATCTCATTAGCTGAAAGGAATATCCCTGTTTTGTTAGCCGGCGGAGGACAAATGGCAGGTGTACTTTCCATAATAAAAGAAATAAGCCCTGAAACACTTACCAAAGAATTAATCGGTATAAGTACAACCGAATTTGTATATAATGACCCAAATGCTGACTTACAAGGTATATTAAATCAAATTGGCAAGATACCTACGTATATATCCAAATTTGATTATGAAAAATCATCTGTTGATGGTTTAAAAGCTTATTGTTCGGGTTCTGTTAAAGAAGGGGTCGGTGCTGGAGCTATGGCTACTTACGCATATTTAAATGGCTTAAAACCAGAAGATATACGAGAATATATTGAAAAATATTATTACGAATGGTATAACGAAATATTGTAA
- the ilvD gene encoding dihydroxy-acid dehydratase yields MISDNVKKGVSRAPNRSLLKACGYTDEEIEKPFIGVVNSFTEVVPGHIDLNKISEAVKKGIYANGGTPFEFNTMAICDGIAMGHEGMKYSLPSRELIADTVESMAKAHGFDGLVLIPTCDKIVPGMIMGALRLNIPFIVVTGGPMMPGELKGKHYDLIDVFEGVGEYNVGKISEKELLEIEDCACPGAGSCAGLFTANSMACLTEALGLSLPMCATTPAIDALKVRLAKKSGIKVVDLVKENVKPTDILTKEAFENAILVDLALGGSTNTTLHIPAIANEISEKFITLNDFDRLSDAVPHITSISPGGCHYIVDLHKAGGIPAVLKVLKDSIRDVKTVCGATTLEIAEKVKYVDNTIIRTVEAPVHKTAGLRVLKGNLAPNGCVVKIGAVDPKMQKHEGPAKVYNSEEEAINAIFNKEIVKGDVVVIRYEGPAGGPGMREMLSPTSAICGMGLDDSVALITDGRFSGGSRGPCIGHISPEAQAGGPIALIENGDLIKIDMIEKSIDLLVSEDELNRRLENWKKPELKVKGYIKRYSKLVSSADEGAVLK; encoded by the coding sequence ATGATAAGCGATAATGTTAAAAAAGGTGTTTCAAGAGCTCCAAATAGAAGTTTATTAAAGGCTTGCGGATATACCGACGAAGAAATAGAAAAACCATTCATTGGTGTTGTAAATAGTTTTACTGAAGTTGTACCTGGACATATTGATTTAAACAAGATTTCGGAAGCTGTAAAAAAGGGTATTTATGCAAATGGGGGTACACCATTTGAATTTAACACAATGGCAATCTGTGATGGTATTGCAATGGGTCATGAAGGTATGAAATACTCATTACCTTCAAGAGAACTAATTGCAGATACTGTTGAGAGTATGGCAAAAGCTCACGGTTTTGATGGCTTAGTATTAATCCCTACTTGCGATAAAATAGTACCTGGTATGATTATGGGGGCTTTAAGACTAAATATACCATTTATCGTTGTCACAGGCGGTCCAATGATGCCCGGAGAACTTAAAGGTAAACATTACGATTTAATCGATGTTTTTGAAGGCGTAGGAGAGTATAACGTTGGAAAAATAAGTGAAAAAGAACTTTTAGAAATTGAAGATTGTGCTTGCCCCGGTGCAGGTAGCTGTGCAGGATTATTTACTGCAAACAGTATGGCTTGTTTAACTGAAGCTTTGGGACTTTCTTTACCGATGTGTGCTACAACTCCTGCAATAGATGCTTTAAAAGTTAGGTTAGCTAAAAAAAGTGGTATAAAAGTTGTAGATTTAGTAAAAGAAAATGTAAAACCTACAGATATTCTTACTAAAGAAGCTTTTGAAAACGCAATACTTGTCGACCTTGCATTAGGTGGTTCAACAAATACAACTTTGCACATACCTGCAATTGCGAACGAAATAAGCGAGAAATTTATTACATTAAATGATTTTGACAGACTTTCAGATGCTGTACCCCATATTACATCCATTAGTCCGGGTGGATGCCACTATATTGTAGATTTACATAAGGCTGGAGGTATACCTGCAGTTTTAAAGGTGTTAAAAGACTCAATTAGAGATGTTAAAACAGTTTGTGGAGCTACAACTCTCGAAATAGCTGAAAAAGTAAAATATGTAGACAATACAATTATTAGAACTGTAGAAGCTCCAGTACATAAAACTGCGGGTTTAAGAGTTCTAAAAGGAAACCTTGCTCCAAACGGCTGTGTTGTTAAAATTGGTGCGGTAGACCCTAAAATGCAAAAACACGAAGGTCCGGCAAAAGTTTACAACTCTGAAGAAGAAGCAATCAATGCAATATTTAATAAGGAGATTGTAAAAGGCGACGTTGTAGTTATAAGATATGAAGGTCCTGCTGGTGGACCGGGTATGAGAGAAATGCTTTCACCCACTTCTGCAATTTGTGGAATGGGTTTAGATGATAGCGTAGCACTAATTACCGACGGTAGATTTAGTGGTGGTAGTAGAGGACCTTGTATTGGCCATATTTCACCTGAAGCACAAGCTGGTGGACCCATTGCTTTAATAGAAAATGGAGACCTTATAAAAATAGATATGATTGAAAAATCTATCGATTTGCTTGTATCTGAAGATGAATTAAACAGAAGATTGGAAAACTGGAAAAAGCCGGAATTAAAGGTTAAAGGATACATTAAGAGATATTCAAAGTTGGTTTCATCTGCAGATGAAGGAGCAGTTTTAAAATAA
- the cobI gene encoding precorrin-2 C(20)-methyltransferase — MVVNKVYGIGVGPGSKDMITLKAQNVLKNTKKLFVPISKHGKTSVAYEIVKEFLNPETEVIELLFPMCKDEILLKKHWDEATEQIINSEGDVSIITIGDVTLYSTLSYVWHRLKDNKINVEILNGISSPFAAASALNIPLVEGDEKLAILPQGKDLENTLEHFDTVVIMKTNDLEEKLKNCNELMNNKEKYIIGIVNRVSCDNQKMDCGKIDEIDFNLVKEYLSLAIIKKIKE; from the coding sequence ATGGTAGTTAACAAAGTATATGGAATCGGCGTAGGCCCTGGCTCTAAAGATATGATTACCTTGAAAGCTCAGAACGTCTTAAAAAATACTAAAAAATTATTTGTACCAATTTCAAAACACGGTAAAACCTCAGTAGCTTATGAAATAGTTAAAGAATTTTTAAACCCTGAAACAGAAGTTATTGAATTACTATTCCCCATGTGTAAGGACGAAATACTATTAAAAAAACATTGGGACGAAGCAACAGAACAGATTATCAATTCAGAAGGAGATGTATCCATAATCACCATTGGCGATGTAACCTTATATAGTACTCTCTCATATGTATGGCACAGATTAAAAGACAATAAAATTAACGTGGAAATTTTAAACGGCATATCTTCCCCTTTTGCTGCTGCGAGTGCTTTAAATATCCCTCTTGTGGAAGGAGATGAAAAATTAGCAATACTGCCCCAGGGAAAAGATTTAGAAAATACATTGGAGCATTTTGATACTGTCGTCATTATGAAAACTAATGATTTAGAGGAAAAACTAAAAAATTGCAATGAATTAATGAATAATAAGGAAAAATACATCATTGGAATCGTTAATCGTGTAAGCTGTGATAATCAAAAAATGGATTGTGGAAAAATCGATGAAATAGACTTTAATTTGGTTAAAGAATACCTTTCGTTAGCAATTATTAAAAAAATTAAAGAATAA
- a CDS encoding mechanosensitive ion channel family protein → MDYLNYVFFGNTVFEYIILLVYIILGVIAGKILKKVVEKYVKKLAGKTKTIWDDVLVDALELPLMIVVFAVFFRYGMLNLNLSPYLITLVNEGVNVVYILALLIFTIKFVDDLFVYWIIPRAEKSESKLDDQIIPPVRKLVKLVLIIGGLLLMLANLEVDISALLAGVGIGGLAVALASQDTLENFLGGLIIISDKTFLIHDWIKWNGGEGVVEEVGIRSTKVRTFGDTIITVPNGDLVKTEVENYSARRKRQVKSTVGVTYGTSPEKMVEAKEIIKDILDEHHGVVDPIRVSFTEFGNFSLNIRVEYFVREFGFDYFLTTVDEVNTKIMTKFGEAGIDFAFPTQTLHLRNDEEVLNINIQDKN, encoded by the coding sequence ATGGATTATTTAAACTATGTATTTTTTGGTAATACGGTATTTGAATACATAATATTGTTAGTATACATTATTTTGGGCGTAATTGCGGGAAAAATATTAAAAAAAGTAGTTGAAAAGTATGTTAAAAAGTTAGCTGGAAAAACAAAAACAATATGGGATGATGTATTAGTTGATGCTTTAGAATTGCCCCTAATGATTGTAGTTTTTGCAGTATTTTTTAGATATGGGATGTTAAACCTTAATTTGTCCCCTTATTTGATAACTTTAGTAAATGAAGGCGTAAATGTAGTTTATATATTAGCGTTGCTGATTTTTACAATAAAATTTGTTGATGATTTATTTGTATATTGGATTATTCCAAGGGCTGAAAAATCAGAAAGCAAGTTGGATGACCAAATCATACCTCCTGTACGAAAATTAGTAAAATTGGTGCTTATTATCGGCGGTTTATTATTAATGCTCGCCAATTTAGAAGTTGATATTTCAGCATTACTTGCAGGGGTAGGTATCGGTGGTTTAGCGGTCGCATTAGCATCTCAGGATACACTTGAAAACTTTTTGGGCGGATTAATTATAATTTCTGACAAGACCTTTTTAATACACGATTGGATAAAATGGAATGGCGGAGAAGGTGTCGTCGAAGAAGTGGGTATTAGGAGTACTAAAGTTAGAACTTTTGGAGATACAATAATTACAGTTCCTAACGGAGATTTAGTTAAAACTGAAGTAGAAAATTACTCTGCAAGACGAAAAAGACAAGTAAAATCTACCGTTGGAGTTACTTATGGTACCTCACCTGAAAAAATGGTCGAAGCAAAAGAGATAATCAAAGACATATTAGATGAACACCACGGTGTAGTTGACCCGATTAGGGTTTCATTCACTGAATTTGGTAATTTTTCACTAAATATCAGAGTTGAATATTTCGTTAGAGAATTTGGTTTCGATTATTTCCTTACCACCGTAGATGAGGTAAATACCAAAATAATGACTAAATTCGGAGAAGCAGGAATCGACTTTGCATTCCCTACGCAAACACTACACTTAAGAAATGATGAAGAAGTGTTAAATATTAACATTCAAGATAAAAATTAA
- the hjc gene encoding Holliday junction resolvase Hjc, protein MAYNKYRKGSTFERELKKNLENNGFAVIRSAGSHGVDLVAGKSGKHFVFECKSTSKEKMYIPNEDVEKLVEFSEIFGGEPYLAVKIMNKCLFVRPNDIESAGKNYALDYNKLCPLSIDIDELMGNGIQKRLI, encoded by the coding sequence ATGGCATATAATAAATATCGAAAAGGTTCAACATTTGAAAGAGAATTGAAAAAAAATTTAGAAAATAACGGTTTTGCAGTTATTAGGAGTGCAGGCAGTCACGGTGTAGATTTGGTTGCAGGTAAATCTGGTAAACATTTTGTATTCGAGTGTAAATCAACATCTAAAGAAAAGATGTACATACCAAATGAAGATGTTGAGAAATTAGTTGAATTTTCGGAAATTTTTGGGGGGGAGCCTTATCTTGCCGTAAAAATTATGAATAAATGTTTATTTGTCCGTCCAAACGATATAGAATCCGCAGGTAAAAATTACGCTTTAGATTATAATAAATTATGCCCCCTTTCTATCGATATCGATGAATTAATGGGCAACGGTATTCAAAAAAGATTAATTTAA
- a CDS encoding DUF2097 domain-containing protein → MTYGMDCTGMDCIERTMDYDDLSEYVEEYVDEGDYIEVYFGRAHVEGTIESISGTHYRIDTHHDSMGLLELELKDVEDDLLEFVHIPENEGKRIVISML, encoded by the coding sequence ATGACTTATGGAATGGATTGCACCGGAATGGATTGTATAGAAAGAACTATGGATTATGATGATTTATCAGAATACGTTGAAGAGTATGTTGATGAAGGAGATTATATAGAAGTCTACTTTGGACGTGCACACGTTGAGGGAACTATAGAATCTATTAGTGGTACTCATTATCGAATAGATACGCATCACGACAGTATGGGATTATTAGAATTAGAATTAAAAGACGTAGAAGATGATTTGTTGGAATTTGTCCACATTCCCGAAAATGAAGGAAAAAGAATTGTGATATCAATGCTTTAA
- a CDS encoding DUF63 family protein: MDIIQIIDNFIYEHYIYPIEAGTGYNLVQEFTYGILLFVMVYLFYKIAQKFQIEIDEKFAKVTIVYIILITLMRALVDAGVIERLFFTVTPGIVILIGAYYLLSLIISGALLKKKYYIGSIVMAVIPILYFLYEFVQRIVHIEALTLVALILAISYILAIFILTKIKKSKIEKLDKYTIFSQLVDASATSVGIAIYGYWEQHPVPRFFMDLMGPYVMIPLKLIVVVLVLELFNREVENKNLRNILKIAVLSLGLAPGLRNLFRTIMGV; this comes from the coding sequence ATGGATATAATTCAAATTATCGACAATTTTATATATGAACACTACATCTATCCGATAGAAGCAGGTACTGGATATAATTTAGTTCAAGAATTTACGTATGGGATATTATTATTTGTAATGGTTTACCTATTCTATAAGATAGCTCAGAAGTTTCAGATAGAAATCGATGAGAAATTCGCAAAGGTAACAATCGTATACATTATATTAATTACACTTATGCGTGCTTTGGTAGATGCTGGCGTAATCGAAAGATTATTCTTCACGGTAACGCCCGGAATCGTAATATTAATTGGAGCTTATTATTTACTTTCGTTGATTATTTCAGGCGCTTTATTAAAGAAAAAATATTATATTGGCTCAATCGTAATGGCAGTAATCCCGATATTGTATTTTTTATATGAATTTGTTCAAAGAATCGTGCACATAGAAGCTTTAACTCTTGTAGCGTTAATACTTGCAATTTCATACATATTGGCAATATTCATATTGACAAAAATTAAGAAGTCAAAAATTGAAAAATTAGATAAGTATACGATATTCTCACAGCTTGTAGATGCTTCCGCTACATCAGTAGGTATTGCAATTTATGGCTATTGGGAACAGCACCCCGTACCACGGTTCTTTATGGATTTAATGGGACCTTATGTTATGATACCATTAAAATTAATCGTCGTGGTGCTTGTATTAGAATTATTTAATAGAGAAGTTGAAAATAAAAATCTTAGAAATATTTTAAAAATAGCAGTATTATCATTGGGATTAGCCCCAGGTCTTAGAAATTTATTCAGGACAATTATGGGTGTTTAA
- a CDS encoding thymidine phosphorylase, translating to MILKVKYIDLDIEKNSVVINEEDLKKSGYKVGDRLFLEVQGISLVVIIHSTNSIIKPGEVGITKHISLKLDEGHDIELKQAIIPKSIKIIKKKLNGEILTTAEINTLISELKISRLSNTEVSSFVAGSYINDMNMNEIVDMTKSMASTGDLLDWGRDTIVDVHSIGGIAGNKYALLVVPIVAAAGVKIPKTSSRAITSGAGTADVLEVITNVTLTKNEIMDLIRDTNGCLIWAGGMSLAPVDDMFINVESRLSINPKCLMLSSVMSKKVAMGIKCLVIDIPIGESAKVKTEAEARKLASSFIELGELLKIKVECIITYGGQPLGRAIGPALEMKEALEALENPNDAPESLIEKSLSIAGILLEISGASMKGEGMDVAKEILYSGKALDKFREIVYKQYENKLKIISAKNKGGVNLSYDENYNVSENLFDNLNLNLNSEIDSEINSDENLENNESNITDGKEKDKDNKNNKDKKSKSKSKDKGNNKKILKKDIEKIYLEKLNNLKSEDIKTGQYSYDIVSPTRGYITKVSNKGLIDVVKEAGAPFDKKAGIMLNVKIGNNVKKGDVLYTIYSNSEEMLNNAIKLARRIYPVNVEGMIIKKVSKF from the coding sequence ATGATTCTAAAAGTAAAATATATTGATTTAGACATCGAAAAAAACTCTGTTGTAATAAATGAAGAAGATTTAAAGAAAAGTGGCTATAAAGTAGGAGATAGGCTATTTTTGGAAGTACAAGGTATTTCTTTAGTTGTTATAATACATTCTACAAATTCCATCATAAAACCCGGAGAAGTTGGAATAACGAAACACATTTCTTTAAAATTAGATGAAGGGCACGATATAGAATTAAAACAGGCCATTATACCAAAATCAATAAAAATTATTAAAAAGAAGCTTAACGGGGAAATTCTTACTACTGCTGAAATAAATACACTTATTTCAGAATTAAAAATCAGTAGGCTCTCAAATACGGAAGTATCCTCTTTTGTAGCTGGTAGCTATATCAATGATATGAATATGAACGAAATTGTGGATATGACTAAAAGTATGGCTTCAACCGGTGATTTACTTGATTGGGGTAGGGATACAATTGTAGACGTTCACAGTATCGGAGGTATTGCAGGTAATAAATACGCTTTGCTTGTTGTCCCCATTGTAGCCGCTGCCGGTGTAAAAATACCTAAAACTTCATCTCGTGCCATTACAAGCGGTGCAGGTACTGCAGATGTTCTTGAAGTGATTACAAACGTCACGTTAACTAAAAATGAGATAATGGACTTAATTAGAGATACTAACGGTTGCTTAATTTGGGCTGGTGGTATGAGCTTAGCACCTGTTGACGATATGTTTATAAATGTGGAAAGTAGGCTATCAATAAACCCCAAATGTTTAATGTTATCGAGCGTAATGTCCAAAAAGGTAGCTATGGGTATTAAATGTTTAGTAATCGATATACCCATAGGAGAAAGTGCTAAAGTTAAAACAGAAGCTGAAGCAAGGAAATTAGCAAGTAGCTTTATAGAACTTGGAGAATTGTTAAAAATAAAAGTCGAATGTATTATTACTTACGGTGGTCAGCCATTGGGTAGAGCAATTGGTCCAGCGTTAGAAATGAAAGAAGCGTTAGAAGCTCTTGAAAATCCTAATGATGCACCAGAAAGTTTAATCGAAAAATCATTATCTATTGCAGGCATACTTTTAGAAATAAGCGGGGCTTCCATGAAAGGGGAAGGTATGGATGTAGCAAAAGAAATATTGTATTCTGGCAAAGCTCTTGATAAATTTAGAGAAATAGTCTATAAACAGTATGAAAATAAATTAAAAATAATATCTGCAAAAAATAAGGGAGGTGTAAATTTAAGTTATGATGAAAACTATAACGTAAGTGAAAATTTATTCGATAATTTAAACTTAAATTTAAATTCTGAAATTGATTCTGAAATCAATTCGGATGAAAATTTAGAAAATAATGAATCTAACATTACAGACGGAAAAGAAAAGGATAAAGATAATAAAAATAATAAAGATAAAAAAAGTAAGTCCAAAAGTAAAGATAAAGGTAATAATAAAAAGATATTGAAAAAAGATATTGAAAAAATATATTTGGAAAAATTAAATAATTTAAAATCTGAAGACATAAAAACAGGTCAATATAGCTACGATATAGTTTCACCTACACGTGGATACATTACTAAAGTATCAAACAAAGGATTAATTGACGTTGTAAAAGAAGCTGGCGCTCCTTTTGACAAAAAAGCAGGGATTATGTTAAACGTTAAAATTGGAAACAATGTAAAAAAAGGCGACGTACTGTATACCATATACTCAAACTCTGAAGAAATGCTTAACAATGCGATTAAATTGGCAAGACGTATTTATCCCGTTAATGTAGAAGGTATGATTATCAAAAAAGTAAGTAAATTTTAA